AGTCGGCATTAAAGCCAACAATGACAGAGCGAGGCAGAACAGTACAACCCCTCCCCGCAGCTTGATGCTCTTGGACATGGCTTTTCACTACTCCTTTCGCAATCAATGGCAACACGTCGTCCGACAATCCCCCGCGAGTTGAGTATTCCGGCAGGAGGTCCTGCCGAATCTCAATAACGCTCGCAGCAAGCGTCAGCGCCGTAAATAAGAATCTCTTCCCGCCCGCAATGGCAACATGCAAAAGCAACAGGTCGGATCCGCCGAAAGGGTTACCCCCTGAGGCTTAATTCTGCCCAACACTTACAATAGAGGAACGATTCATCTTGATTTTGACACCGGTGGCAACTTCCAGGGTGACGATTTCATCCTGCACGCTGGCCACTTTGCCATGAATGCCGCCGGCGGTAACGACCATATCGCCGACCTTGAGTGCATCCACCAGGTTCTTATGCTCTTTGGCGCGTTTTTGCTGGGGACGAATCAGCAAAAAGTAAAAAATACCGAACATCAACACCAGCATGATGACCGTTCCGTAGGGATTGCTTTGACCACCGGGAGGGGCCGCCATGGCATGTGCTTCGGAAATCCAGAACATAATCAGCTCCTTTAGTTTGAAGTTTCGATCTTCGAGGTTGAGTTTATGAGCAGACTAACATAAATGCAAGAACAGTCTCCGACTTTTTCAAACCGACAGGCCGCCATCGTTTCTACGTCGGTAAAAATCCGCACGGAAGGCTTCGAACCGGTCCTCTTCGATGGCAACACGTGCCTGCGCCATCAAATCCAGATAGTAGTGAAGGTTATGCCGGGTATTGAGCATCGAAGCCAGGATCTCGTTGCTTTGAAACAGGTGCCGCAGATAGGCACGGCTATAATGACGGCAGACATAGCATCCGCAGTCAGGGTCGATGGGACCGTCGTCGTCGGCGTAACGCGCCTGTTTGATGCTGATCTTGCCGAAAGACGTAAACAATGTTCCGTTGCGGGCATTGCGTGTCGGCATGACGCAATCGAACATGTCGACCCCACGGGCAATGCCTTCAATAAGGTTTTCCGGCGTCCCTACCCCCATGACGTAACGCGGCCGGTTGTCAGGCAACAGCGGCAGGGCCACATCCATCATCTCGTACATACGCTCGGCTTCTTCGCCGACGGACAGGCCGCCAAGGGCATAGCCGTCAAAGCCGATCTCCATGAGCTGCTCGGCACTTTGGCGGCGCAGATCGGCATGCATGCCTCCCTGTACAATACCGAACAGGGCTGAACCGTCCTGTGCGCTGCGGGCTTTTTTGGATCGCTCGGCCCAGCGCGTTGAAAGGGCCGTAGATTCGGCGACATACTCGCGCGAAGACGGATAGGGAATACATTCATCAAAGACCATGATGATATCTGACCCCAAAGCCTCCTGCACGGCGATAGACAGCTCCGGCGTAAGGATCTGATGGGAGCCGTCAAGATGGGACTGAAAACGTACACCTTCTTCGCTTATTTTGCGCAATTTCCCGAGGCTGAAAACCTGAAAACCGCCGCTGTCCGTCAAAATCGGTCCGTCCCAGTGCATGAAACGGTGCAAGCCGCCTAATCGCCTGACACGTTCATGGCCTGGCCGCAAAAACAGGTGATAGGTGTTGGCAAGTATAATCTGAGCGCCTTCTTCCTTCAACTGCTCCGGCAAAATAGCCTTGACCGTACCCTGGGTACCTACCGGCATAAACACGGGCGTTTCGACCACGCCTCGCCGAGTGATCATCCTGCCGCGGCGGGCTCTGCTGGTGGTATCTTGTTTTAAAAGTTCAAATCTGAAATCGGTCACAGATCACATTTCTCTCTAAAAGACGATCGAAGGAAACATTCGGAGACATCTCCGGACTTCGACATGGGTACCTATCAAAGGATCAACATACAGTCGCCGTAACTGAAAAATCGAAATTTTTCCGCCACAGCCCGCTGATAAGCCTCAAGGATGAATTCACGTCCGGCAAGGGCGGCCACCAGCACCAACAATGTGGAGCACGGAAGATGGAAATTCGTGACCAGCCCGTCAACGATCCGAAACTTGAATCCGGGGCGTATAAACAGATCGCATGTGCCGGCCCCTGCCTGCAACCTGCCCTGTTCATCGACAGCGTACTCCAGTGTACGGGTACTGGTGGTACCGAGGGCAATCACACGCCGGCCGTCATCCTTGGCCCGATTAACCGCAGCGGCCGTACCCTCGGGCACAAAATAATTTTCCTCGTGCATCCGGTGTTCGGTAATATCGTCGGTACGCATGGGAAGGAATGTCCCCAGGCCGACATGCAGGGTCAGAGGCTGAATCTCTACCCCCTTGGCCCGCAAAACATCGAGAATCTCATCGGTAAAATGCAGCCCTGCCGTGGGCGCCGCCACCGCGCCGGCCTCGCGTGCAAAGACAGTCTGATAACGGCTGCGGTCATCCGGTGTAGCCTCACGTCGGATATACGGCGGCAGCGGTATCCGGCCCACCTGCTCCAAGACTTGACTGAAATCGCCCTGAAAAGAAAACCGCACATGCCGATAAGGAGGTTCACCCCCTTCGACAACCGTGCCTTCAAGGCCTTCGCCAAGAATCAAGCGCGTCCCCGGACGGGGTGATTTGGAACACTTGGTAAGGCACGCCCAAACCTCTTCCACGCCGGGCAAACGCCGTACCAGAAATACCTCGATACGGCCGCCGGTTTGCTTGCGGCCGATCAGACGCGCCGGGATTACACGCGTATCATTCACCACAAGCACATCACCCGGACGAAACCAATCGGCGATATCGGCGAACTGCGCCAATTGAAGCTGTTGCGTCACTCGGTTGAGAACCATCAGGCGGGAAGCCTGTCTTTGCGCCAAAGGATGTTGGGCGATCAATTCCTCCGGCAACTCAAAATCAAAATCACTCAAACGCATCGCTTGAAAAACCTACCGGTTGCGCGGGGCCCAAGTGCCCCAGCAATCAAACATACCTGTCGAACAAAAGTCAACGTCTATCGGCCTCTGGCAAAAAATCGGACATCAATAACGCGCCATGCAAATCATCCGGGAAACAGGCCGGCTCCAAGCCGACTGCGGATATGGAATGCAAAAAAAGGAGCGTCGATATGACAAGGGTTATCCCTTCACAAGATATACCAGCAGCAATCCGCCCAGCATCAGAAACAGGCCCATACCACGCAAAACACGATCCGGCAGCGCGACAAAACTGAGCAGCGTTCTTTTCATTCTCGGCGGTGAAAGAAACCAGGGCATCCCTTCGACAATCAAAACGACCCCTGCAACTGTCACCAAAAATTCGACCATGGTTGTCTCCTGCCGGAATTGTCTAAAACCATTATCATTCCCTGACTTATAGACCTTTGCAGGGCAAGAACACGCTCGAAGACCGTATCGACCGGACTCAGCAGACCGACCTGGGCCTTCGCCAAGGGGCGCTATATTAAGCTTCCGTGCCAGGCCTGTCAAGCAGGCCTCCAGGTTAGAGCCAGCGCACAATCGTTCACAGAAAACGGCCTGGATCCCAGGTTATTTTCCGCGACTCGGCCTTTTCGGGGGGCGCCTTCTCGATCTTCGGGGCGGCCCGGCCTTTTTCGGCATGTTGGCAGGAGGGGCTCCCAATAGTTGCGCGGCAACGTCCTCCCGCCCGCAGATTTGCAATGCCTGCAACACATCATCCCGGTTTTCGGGAAGATGCGATAACAGCAAAGCTTTTTGCAGTCGCCTTTCCCTGGCCGACCTGGCAACCGCAACGGGCGTATCCGAATAGGGATCGACCCCCGTATGGTACATGCATGTGGCAAGGGTCCCGGGCGTGGGAGTGAATTCCTGAACCTGCTCGACGCGCATCCCGTTTTCCTTGAGGAACAACGCGGTATCGACCATATCGCCAAGGGTACATCCCGGGTGACCGGCGATCAGATAAGGGACCACGGATTGACGTTTATCCAGAGCGCGGCTGTAAGCACGAAACTGTTTCAAAAAACGGTTGAAAAGCGCCGCACCCGGCTTGCGCATGATACGGGCCACTTTGTCGCTGAGCGTTTCAGGCGCAACTTTCAACAATCCCCCGACATGATGTTTAAGCAATTGTTGAAAATATGCCGGCTGTCGTTCCAACAGATCCAGGCGAATTCCGGACGCGACAAAAACATGCTTCACGCCGGGGAGCCTTCTCACTTTTTCGAGCAGTGAGGCCGCGGCTTGATCTTCGATGACCAGATGCCGACACGGCTGCGGAAACAGACAACCGTCACGGCGGCACGATTTGCGTGCCTTGATATTCCCGCAGGACATACCGTACATATTGGCGGTCGGGCCGCCCACATCGGTGATTGTACCGCGGAAGCCCTTATCCCGGGCCATGTCCGTTACTTCAGAGACAATCGAAGCCTGAGAGCGAGACTGGATAATTTTTCCCTGGTGAGACGCGATGGCGCAAAAAGCACAGCCCCCGCAACAACCTCGATGGCTGGTAACGGAAAAACGGATCTGTTCAAAAGCCGGGATCGATTCCCGGTAACCGGGATGGGGCTTACGACTGAAAGGCAAGGCATAAATGCCGTCAAGCTCGGTCTGGGATAATGGCAGAGACGGCGGATTTACCAGCACCCAACGGTTGCCGTGCCGTTGCGCCACAGCCCGGCCGCTATAGGGGTTGCCCTCCTCGGCGGCGAGACGGAAGGCACGACCGAAAGCCTCCGGGTCGTTGCTGACCGCTTCATAAGATGGAAGTTCCAGGGCACCAGGGGGGATATCCGGACAAACAACAGCGGTGCCGGGCAGATTCATAATCTGTGCGGGGCTCTCCCCGGCGCAACAGCGCCGGGCCAGCTCGAGCAAGGTATTTTCGGCCATGCCGTAAATCAGAAGATCGGCCTTGGCGTCAACCAATACCGAACGACGCACCTGCTCGGTCCAATAGTCGAAATGAGCCAGGCGGCGCAAACTCGCTTCGATGCCGCCGACAACGACGGGCACCCCTTTGAATACGCCCTTGAGAGCCGCGGTATAGGCAATCACGGCCCGATTCGGGCGGGCGCCCGCTTTACCGCCGGGAGTGTAAGCATCGTTCCGCCGCAGCTTGCGCGCGGCCGTATAGTGATTAACCATGGAATCCATGGCGCCGGCGGACACGGCGGCAAACAACCTTGGACGCCCCATGACGCTAAAGGCTTGCGGCTGACGCCAATCGGGCTGAGCCAGGATACCTACACGGTAACCGTAATGGGCCATAAACCGGGCCAACAACGGAACGCCAAAGGCCGGATGATCGATATAGGCATCGCCGCTGACAAACAGGATATCCAGTTCGTCCCAGCCGCGGGCGAGCATTTCCTGCCTGTTGGTAGGCAAAAAATCGCTGCAGTGCTGCCCTCCGGAAGTCCCGGCGGCTGGATTAATCACCTTGTTGACCGATACATTGACATAGAAACGACACAGGGTTCCTCAATCGGCAAGACATAAATCAGGGATACAGCGGAAGATCACTCAATCCGCTATCTTCCGACCACGCCTGCATAAGATTCATGTTCTGTACCGCCTGACTTGCCGCCCCCTTAAGCAGGTTATCGATAACCGACACGATAATGACGCGACCGGTTCGCTTGTCGCTGACCACACCGATATTGCAGTAGTTACTGCCACGTACATGCAAAATATTGGGAAGCTCGCCTTGAGGATGAACCCGCACGAAGATCTCGCCGGCATAGCGCTGGGCGTACAATTGCTGGAGCTGTGCCGTGTCCATCGGCTGCACTAAAGAAGCGTAACAGGTTGACAGGATACCGCGGTTCACCGGCAACAAATGGGGAGTGAAACTGACCTGCACAGGCTTTCCGGCAAGCTGCCCGAGGGTCTGTTCGATCTCGGGGGTGTGCCGATGAGACGCCACGCCGTAGGCCTTGAATCCCTCATTGACTTCGCAGTAAAGGCTGCCGACCTTGGCTGATCGACCCGCCCCGCTGGTACCTGACTTGCTGTCGATAATCAGCGAAGCTGCGTCGATAAGGTTATTTTCCAACAACGGAGCCAACCCCAGCGCAATGCTGGTAGGATAGCACCCCGGATTGGCGACGAGCCGGGCATCAACCACCTGCTGACGATACAGTTCAGGCAAGCCGTAGACCGCTTCGTCAAGCAACTCGGGGCTGGTGTGTTTGTCATACCATGCTTCGTAGACATCGACATCGTGCAGGCGATAATCGGCGGAAAGATCCACCACCTTTTTCCCGGCATGGAGGAAAGCCGGAACCACGGCCATAGCTGCCTTGTGGGGCAATGCCGTGAACACGAAATCGGATTTCCGAATAATCGTATCGACATCTACGGGATCGAATGTCAGATCGATGCGCCCAGCCAGAGAAGGAAACACACTGTCAATACTTGCACCGGCGTTTTGCCGGGACGTGACACAAGTGATTTCGACTTGAGGATGGTTGAGCAACAGACGAATCAGTTCGACGCCGGTATATCCACTGGCGCCGACAATGGCAACTTTCAGCATGATATCCTCCTCAAAAGCGAAAAGGGAAACCCACGGGTTTCCCTTTGCACCTTGACTGACAAGAAACAGCCCCGCCTGATGCCGGGCTGTAACATATCCGGATTAACGTTTGGAGAACTGGAACCGCGCACGAGCACCTTTGCGCCCGTATTTCTTACGTTCCTTGGCACGGCTGTCACGGGTGATGAAGCCGGCTTTTTTGAGAACGCCGCGCAATTCGGGATCGGCCTCCAGCAGAGCCTTGGTGATACCATGCTTGATGGCACCGGCCTGTCCGGAAGGTCCACCGCCGCAGACATTGACCATAATATCGAACTTACCCATATTGTCGGTCAGCTCGAGCGGCTGGCGGATAACCATCTTGGAGGTTTCACGACCAAAGTACTCATCCAGAGTGCGACGATTAACGGTAATATTGCCTTCACCCGGCTTCAGCCAGACGCGAGCAATGGAAGTTTTTCTTTTGCCGGTTGCGTAGAACCTTTGTTCGGCCATCTTTATCTCCTGACTCGGTTCTGAATTCTTCAGATGTTCAATTCGAGCGGCTGCTGAGCTGCGTGGGGATGATCGCTGCCGGTATAAACCTTCAGCTTGCGGAACATGTCACGCCCCAGTTTGTTCTTGGGAAGCATGCCCTTGACAGCTTTTTTGATCAGATCTTCGGGTTTTTTCTCGAGCATCTGAGCGGCGTTGGCTTGACGCAACCCGCCAGGATATCCCGAATGACGATAGTACATCTTAGCGGACATCTTGTTACCGGTCAGCTTGACTTTCTCGGCGTTGACGACAACGACGAAATCGCCGGTATCGACACTCGGGGAGTAGATCGCTTTATGCTTTCCCCTCAAAACGCGAGCAATTTCAGTCGCAGCCCGACCCAGCACCTTGCCGTCCAGATCTACGATGTACCAATTCTTTTTGACCTCGGATTTCTTTGCTACCTGCGTGCTCATGGCTTCCTCTCTATGCGTAAACTGTGATTTTCGTAACGGGACCACAGGACAACCGAACTTAACGGAAAGCCCCCGGTATGTCAAGGTCTTTTTAGCCTTCGACGCAATCCTGGGGCGCATAGGCGACTTCCATCAGACAAAGCCCCTGCGCAGGTGCGGTTATGCCGGACTGTTTGCGGCAACCACCGGCCAACATGGCGCCGACCTCTTCCGGCGGACGAGCCCCCCGGCCAACCTCGACCAGGGTGCCGACCATGATACGCACCATGTTGCGCAAAAACCCGCTACC
This DNA window, taken from Syntrophotalea carbinolica DSM 2380, encodes the following:
- the yajC gene encoding preprotein translocase subunit YajC, translated to MFWISEAHAMAAPPGGQSNPYGTVIMLVLMFGIFYFLLIRPQQKRAKEHKNLVDALKVGDMVVTAGGIHGKVASVQDEIVTLEVATGVKIKMNRSSIVSVGQN
- the rplM gene encoding 50S ribosomal protein L13, producing MSTQVAKKSEVKKNWYIVDLDGKVLGRAATEIARVLRGKHKAIYSPSVDTGDFVVVVNAEKVKLTGNKMSAKMYYRHSGYPGGLRQANAAQMLEKKPEDLIKKAVKGMLPKNKLGRDMFRKLKVYTGSDHPHAAQQPLELNI
- a CDS encoding DUF2065 domain-containing protein, whose translation is MVEFLVTVAGVVLIVEGMPWFLSPPRMKRTLLSFVALPDRVLRGMGLFLMLGGLLLVYLVKG
- the queA gene encoding tRNA preQ1(34) S-adenosylmethionine ribosyltransferase-isomerase QueA → MRLSDFDFELPEELIAQHPLAQRQASRLMVLNRVTQQLQLAQFADIADWFRPGDVLVVNDTRVIPARLIGRKQTGGRIEVFLVRRLPGVEEVWACLTKCSKSPRPGTRLILGEGLEGTVVEGGEPPYRHVRFSFQGDFSQVLEQVGRIPLPPYIRREATPDDRSRYQTVFAREAGAVAAPTAGLHFTDEILDVLRAKGVEIQPLTLHVGLGTFLPMRTDDITEHRMHEENYFVPEGTAAAVNRAKDDGRRVIALGTTSTRTLEYAVDEQGRLQAGAGTCDLFIRPGFKFRIVDGLVTNFHLPCSTLLVLVAALAGREFILEAYQRAVAEKFRFFSYGDCMLIL
- a CDS encoding YgiQ family radical SAM protein yields the protein MINPAAGTSGGQHCSDFLPTNRQEMLARGWDELDILFVSGDAYIDHPAFGVPLLARFMAHYGYRVGILAQPDWRQPQAFSVMGRPRLFAAVSAGAMDSMVNHYTAARKLRRNDAYTPGGKAGARPNRAVIAYTAALKGVFKGVPVVVGGIEASLRRLAHFDYWTEQVRRSVLVDAKADLLIYGMAENTLLELARRCCAGESPAQIMNLPGTAVVCPDIPPGALELPSYEAVSNDPEAFGRAFRLAAEEGNPYSGRAVAQRHGNRWVLVNPPSLPLSQTELDGIYALPFSRKPHPGYRESIPAFEQIRFSVTSHRGCCGGCAFCAIASHQGKIIQSRSQASIVSEVTDMARDKGFRGTITDVGGPTANMYGMSCGNIKARKSCRRDGCLFPQPCRHLVIEDQAAASLLEKVRRLPGVKHVFVASGIRLDLLERQPAYFQQLLKHHVGGLLKVAPETLSDKVARIMRKPGAALFNRFLKQFRAYSRALDKRQSVVPYLIAGHPGCTLGDMVDTALFLKENGMRVEQVQEFTPTPGTLATCMYHTGVDPYSDTPVAVARSARERRLQKALLLSHLPENRDDVLQALQICGREDVAAQLLGAPPANMPKKAGPPRRSRRRPPKRPSRGK
- the tgt gene encoding tRNA guanosine(34) transglycosylase Tgt, with product MTDFRFELLKQDTTSRARRGRMITRRGVVETPVFMPVGTQGTVKAILPEQLKEEGAQIILANTYHLFLRPGHERVRRLGGLHRFMHWDGPILTDSGGFQVFSLGKLRKISEEGVRFQSHLDGSHQILTPELSIAVQEALGSDIIMVFDECIPYPSSREYVAESTALSTRWAERSKKARSAQDGSALFGIVQGGMHADLRRQSAEQLMEIGFDGYALGGLSVGEEAERMYEMMDVALPLLPDNRPRYVMGVGTPENLIEGIARGVDMFDCVMPTRNARNGTLFTSFGKISIKQARYADDDGPIDPDCGCYVCRHYSRAYLRHLFQSNEILASMLNTRHNLHYYLDLMAQARVAIEEDRFEAFRADFYRRRNDGGLSV
- the argC gene encoding N-acetyl-gamma-glutamyl-phosphate reductase; its protein translation is MLKVAIVGASGYTGVELIRLLLNHPQVEITCVTSRQNAGASIDSVFPSLAGRIDLTFDPVDVDTIIRKSDFVFTALPHKAAMAVVPAFLHAGKKVVDLSADYRLHDVDVYEAWYDKHTSPELLDEAVYGLPELYRQQVVDARLVANPGCYPTSIALGLAPLLENNLIDAASLIIDSKSGTSGAGRSAKVGSLYCEVNEGFKAYGVASHRHTPEIEQTLGQLAGKPVQVSFTPHLLPVNRGILSTCYASLVQPMDTAQLQQLYAQRYAGEIFVRVHPQGELPNILHVRGSNYCNIGVVSDKRTGRVIIVSVIDNLLKGAASQAVQNMNLMQAWSEDSGLSDLPLYP
- the rpsI gene encoding 30S ribosomal protein S9; translation: MAEQRFYATGKRKTSIARVWLKPGEGNITVNRRTLDEYFGRETSKMVIRQPLELTDNMGKFDIMVNVCGGGPSGQAGAIKHGITKALLEADPELRGVLKKAGFITRDSRAKERKKYGRKGARARFQFSKR